One Streptomyces fagopyri DNA window includes the following coding sequences:
- a CDS encoding tetratricopeptide repeat protein encodes MQPRNMSMSGVVDLAAVKAAQEAKAKAEQARAEAARQGGGGGAVSPASLVIDVDEAGFERDVLQRSTEVPVVIDFWAEWCEPCKQLSPVLERLAVEYGGRFVLAKIDVDANQMLMQQFGIQGIPAVFAVVAGQALPLFQGAAAEAQIRETLDQLVQVAEERFGLTGLVVDQDAEPGAAPEEHEMPAGPYDALLEAAVQALDAGDFGGAVQAYQNVLSDDPGNTEAKLGLAQAELLRRVQGADALKVREEAAANPKDARAQIAAADLDLVGGHVEDAFGRLIDTVQRTAGDDRDAVRVRLLELFEVVGADDPRVIAARRALARALF; translated from the coding sequence ATGCAGCCACGGAACATGTCCATGAGCGGAGTCGTCGACCTCGCCGCGGTGAAGGCGGCCCAGGAGGCCAAGGCGAAGGCGGAGCAGGCGCGCGCCGAAGCGGCCAGGCAGGGCGGCGGAGGCGGGGCCGTGTCTCCCGCCAGTCTCGTCATCGATGTCGACGAGGCCGGATTCGAGCGTGATGTCCTGCAGCGGTCCACCGAGGTTCCGGTCGTCATCGACTTCTGGGCCGAGTGGTGCGAGCCCTGCAAGCAGTTGAGCCCGGTGCTCGAACGGCTGGCCGTCGAGTACGGCGGCCGGTTCGTCCTCGCCAAGATCGACGTCGACGCCAACCAGATGCTGATGCAGCAGTTCGGCATCCAGGGGATCCCGGCCGTCTTCGCGGTGGTCGCGGGACAGGCGCTGCCGCTCTTCCAGGGAGCCGCCGCCGAGGCGCAGATCCGGGAGACCCTGGACCAGCTCGTGCAGGTCGCCGAGGAGCGTTTCGGCCTCACCGGTCTGGTCGTCGACCAGGATGCCGAGCCCGGTGCGGCGCCGGAGGAGCACGAGATGCCGGCCGGACCGTACGACGCGCTCCTGGAAGCGGCCGTACAGGCCCTGGACGCGGGTGACTTCGGCGGTGCCGTACAGGCGTACCAGAACGTGCTGAGCGACGACCCGGGCAACACGGAGGCCAAGCTGGGCCTCGCCCAGGCCGAGTTGCTGCGGCGGGTGCAGGGCGCCGACGCACTCAAGGTGCGCGAGGAGGCCGCGGCGAACCCCAAGGACGCGCGGGCGCAGATCGCCGCCGCCGACCTGGACCTGGTCGGCGGCCATGTCGAGGACGCGTTCGGGCGGCTCATCGACACGGTGCAGCGCACGGCGGGCGACGACCGCGACGCCGTACGGGTGCGGTTGCTGGAGCTCTTCGAGGTGGTGGGCGCCGACGACCCGCGAGTGATCGCGGCGCGCCGGGCGCTGGCCAGGGCCCTGTTCTGA
- a CDS encoding TetR/AcrR family transcriptional regulator: MQSRSSVPRTGRPRSAAADAAILEATRAALVELGWSKLTLGDVATRAGVAKTTLYRRWAGKNELVVDAVAVLFDELELPDRGSLAADIEGVVLQFAAILDRPETKTALMAVVAESTRDEPLRERIRTSIVDRQKRLVVEGRARAAARGELPPESDPEASARTADLVFDVVAGAVVHRTLVSAEVADEQWVRAFTRVLLLGLAGATEAP, encoded by the coding sequence ATGCAGAGTCGCTCTTCCGTCCCGCGTACGGGGCGCCCGCGCAGCGCTGCCGCGGACGCCGCGATCCTGGAGGCGACGCGGGCGGCGCTGGTCGAACTGGGCTGGTCCAAGCTGACGTTGGGGGATGTGGCGACCCGGGCCGGGGTCGCCAAGACGACCCTCTACCGGCGCTGGGCCGGCAAGAACGAGCTCGTGGTCGACGCGGTCGCCGTGCTCTTCGACGAACTGGAACTGCCCGACCGCGGCAGTCTGGCGGCGGACATCGAGGGTGTGGTGCTGCAGTTCGCGGCGATCCTGGACCGGCCCGAGACGAAGACCGCCCTGATGGCGGTGGTGGCGGAGTCCACCCGTGACGAGCCCCTGCGGGAGCGGATCCGCACGTCGATCGTCGACCGGCAGAAGCGGCTCGTGGTGGAGGGGAGGGCGCGGGCCGCCGCACGGGGTGAGCTGCCGCCGGAGTCCGATCCCGAGGCGTCCGCGCGTACCGCGGATCTCGTCTTCGACGTGGTCGCGGGGGCGGTGGTGCATCGCACGCTCGTGAGTGCGGAGGTGGCGGACGAGCAGTGGGTGCGGGCGTTCACCCGGGTGCTCCTGCTCGGTCTGGCGGGCGCCACCGAGGCCCCCTGA
- a CDS encoding acyl-CoA mutase large subunit family protein: protein MDADAIEEGRRRWQARYDASRKRDADFTTLSGDPVEPVYGPRPGDAYDGFERIGWPGEYPFTRGLHPTGYRGRTWTIRQFAGFGNAEQTNERYKMILAAGGGGLSVAFDMPTLMGRDSDDPRALGEVGHCGVAIDSAADMEVLFKDIPLGDVTTSMTISGPAVPVFCMYLVAAERQGVDPAVLNGTLQTDIFKEYIAQKEWLFEPEPHLRLIGDLMEHCASKIPAYKPLSVSGYHIREAGSTAAQELAYTLADGFGYVELGLSRGLDVDVFASGLSFFFDAHLDFFEEIAKFRAARRIWARWMRDVYGAKSDKAQWLRFHTQTAGVSLTAQQPYNNVVRTAVEALAAVLGGTNSLHTNALDETLALPSEQAAEIALRTQQVLMEETGVANVADPLGGSWYVEQLTDRIEADAEKIFEQIRERGLRAHPDGRHPIGPITSGILRGIEDGWFTGEIAESAFQYQRALEKGDKRVVGVNVHHGSVTGDLEILRVSHEVEREQVRELGTRRGARDDARVRQALDAMLAAARDGSNMIAPMLEAVRAEATLGEICDVLREEWGVYTEPAGF, encoded by the coding sequence ATGGACGCTGACGCCATCGAAGAGGGCCGCCGACGCTGGCAGGCCCGGTACGACGCATCGCGCAAGCGCGACGCGGACTTCACCACGCTCTCCGGCGACCCCGTGGAGCCGGTGTACGGGCCCCGGCCCGGGGACGCGTACGACGGCTTCGAGCGGATCGGATGGCCCGGCGAATACCCCTTCACCCGAGGGCTCCACCCGACCGGCTACCGAGGGCGCACGTGGACGATCCGCCAGTTCGCCGGCTTCGGGAACGCCGAGCAGACCAACGAGCGGTACAAGATGATCCTCGCCGCGGGCGGCGGCGGTCTCTCGGTCGCCTTCGACATGCCGACCCTCATGGGCCGCGACTCCGACGACCCCCGCGCGCTCGGTGAGGTCGGGCACTGCGGGGTCGCGATCGACTCCGCGGCCGACATGGAGGTCCTGTTCAAGGACATCCCGCTCGGTGACGTCACCACGTCGATGACGATCAGCGGACCGGCCGTGCCCGTCTTCTGCATGTACCTGGTCGCAGCCGAGCGCCAGGGCGTGGACCCCGCCGTCCTGAACGGCACGCTCCAGACCGACATCTTCAAGGAGTACATCGCCCAGAAGGAGTGGCTCTTCGAGCCCGAGCCGCATCTGCGCCTCATCGGCGACCTGATGGAGCACTGCGCGTCGAAGATCCCCGCCTACAAGCCGCTGTCCGTCTCCGGCTACCACATCCGGGAGGCGGGCTCCACGGCCGCGCAGGAGCTGGCGTACACGCTGGCGGACGGTTTCGGGTACGTCGAACTGGGCCTCTCGCGCGGTCTGGACGTCGACGTGTTCGCCTCCGGACTCTCCTTCTTCTTCGACGCGCATCTCGACTTCTTCGAGGAGATCGCCAAGTTCCGCGCGGCCCGGCGGATCTGGGCACGGTGGATGCGGGACGTGTACGGCGCGAAGTCGGACAAGGCGCAGTGGCTGCGCTTCCACACCCAGACGGCCGGTGTCTCGCTGACGGCCCAGCAGCCGTACAACAACGTCGTCCGTACGGCGGTGGAGGCGCTCGCCGCGGTGCTGGGCGGCACGAACTCGCTGCACACCAACGCCCTGGACGAGACGCTCGCGCTGCCGTCCGAGCAGGCCGCCGAGATCGCCCTGCGGACCCAGCAGGTGCTGATGGAGGAGACCGGCGTCGCCAACGTGGCCGACCCGCTGGGCGGTTCCTGGTACGTCGAGCAGCTCACCGACCGGATCGAGGCCGACGCGGAGAAGATCTTCGAGCAGATCAGGGAGCGGGGTCTGCGGGCGCACCCCGACGGCCGGCACCCGATCGGACCGATCACCTCCGGCATCCTGCGGGGGATCGAGGACGGCTGGTTCACCGGGGAGATCGCCGAGTCCGCGTTCCAGTACCAGCGCGCGCTGGAGAAGGGCGACAAGCGGGTGGTCGGGGTGAACGTCCACCACGGGTCCGTGACCGGCGACCTGGAGATCCTGCGGGTCAGCCATGAGGTCGAGCGGGAACAGGTGCGGGAGCTGGGGACGCGGCGGGGCGCGCGGGACGACGCGCGCGTGCGCCAGGCCCTGGACGCGATGCTCGCCGCCGCGCGGGACGGGTCCAACATGATCGCACCGATGCTGGAGGCGGTACGGGCGGAGGCGACGCTCGGCGAGATCTGCGATGTCCTCCGGGAGGAGTGGGGGGTGTACACGGAGCCGGCGGGCTTCTGA
- a CDS encoding DUF3817 domain-containing protein, which yields MKKSVLTRYRVMAYVTGVLLVLLTLGVIAKYVLDMNGAVDFTRVVAIAHGWLYVVYLVFAFDLGAKAKWPVGKQLWVLLAGTIPTAAFFVERKVSRELESRITDDSPVTAKA from the coding sequence ATGAAGAAGAGCGTGCTGACCCGCTACCGCGTGATGGCCTACGTCACCGGTGTGCTGCTGGTCCTGCTGACCCTCGGTGTGATCGCCAAGTACGTGCTCGACATGAACGGCGCCGTGGACTTCACCCGCGTCGTCGCCATCGCGCACGGCTGGCTGTACGTCGTCTACCTCGTGTTCGCCTTCGACCTGGGCGCCAAGGCGAAGTGGCCGGTCGGCAAGCAGCTCTGGGTGCTGCTGGCCGGGACGATCCCGACGGCGGCGTTCTTCGTGGAGCGCAAGGTAAGCCGCGAGCTGGAGTCGAGGATCACGGACGACTCTCCCGTGACCGCCAAGGCCTAG
- a CDS encoding MarR family winged helix-turn-helix transcriptional regulator, protein MPKPLSLAFDPIARADELWRQRWGSVPSMAAITSIMRAHQILLAEVDAVVKPYGLTFARYEALVLLTFSKAGELPMSKIGERLMVHPTSVTNTVDRLVRSGLVDKRPNPNDGRGTLASITEKGREVCDAATRDLMDMDFGLGAYDSEECGEIFAMLRPLRVSAHDFDDE, encoded by the coding sequence GTGCCGAAGCCGCTCAGCCTTGCCTTCGATCCCATCGCCCGCGCCGACGAACTCTGGAGACAGCGCTGGGGATCCGTGCCGTCCATGGCCGCGATCACCTCGATCATGCGCGCGCACCAGATCCTCCTCGCCGAGGTCGACGCGGTCGTCAAGCCGTACGGACTGACCTTCGCGCGCTACGAGGCCCTGGTGCTGCTCACCTTCTCCAAGGCCGGCGAGCTGCCGATGTCCAAGATCGGTGAGCGGCTGATGGTGCACCCCACCTCCGTCACGAACACCGTGGACCGCCTGGTGCGGTCCGGACTCGTCGACAAACGCCCCAACCCCAACGACGGGCGCGGCACGCTCGCCTCCATCACCGAGAAGGGCCGCGAGGTCTGCGACGCGGCGACCCGCGACCTGATGGACATGGACTTCGGACTCGGGGCGTACGACTCCGAGGAGTGCGGGGAGATCTTCGCGATGCTGCGGCCGCTGCGGGTCTCGGCGCACGACTTCGACGACGAGTAG
- a CDS encoding MTH1187 family thiamine-binding protein: MIVAFSVTPLGVGEDVGEYVADAVRVVRASGLPHRTDAMFTSIEGEWDEVMDVVKRAVAAVEARAPRVSVVLKADIRPGVTDGLTSKVETVERHLSA, from the coding sequence GTGATCGTCGCCTTCTCCGTGACACCGCTCGGTGTCGGCGAGGACGTGGGGGAGTACGTCGCCGACGCCGTCCGGGTCGTCCGCGCGTCGGGCCTGCCGCACCGCACCGACGCCATGTTCACCTCGATCGAGGGGGAGTGGGACGAGGTGATGGACGTGGTCAAGCGTGCCGTCGCCGCCGTCGAGGCCCGGGCGCCGCGCGTCTCCGTCGTCCTCAAGGCGGACATCCGCCCCGGTGTGACGGACGGTCTGACCTCGAAGGTGGAGACGGTGGAGCGGCATCTGTCCGCCTGA
- a CDS encoding DUF3817 domain-containing protein — protein MDIKTATALRRLRLVSAPEAVSFLLLLVCSVLKRTTDFNAVPVMGAVHGVLFVLYVIFWADAWNRARWSAGTGILYFVLSVLPTGGFFAERKLRRESEDAVIASRARRDGVVGSS, from the coding sequence GTGGACATAAAGACCGCCACCGCCCTCCGCCGCCTCCGTCTGGTCTCGGCCCCCGAGGCCGTCTCCTTCCTGCTGCTGCTGGTCTGCTCGGTGCTGAAGCGGACCACGGACTTCAACGCGGTGCCCGTCATGGGCGCGGTCCACGGGGTGCTCTTCGTCCTCTACGTGATCTTCTGGGCGGACGCCTGGAACCGCGCCCGGTGGAGCGCCGGCACCGGCATCCTCTACTTCGTCCTCTCCGTGCTGCCCACCGGCGGGTTCTTCGCCGAGCGCAAGCTGCGGCGCGAGAGCGAGGACGCGGTCATCGCCTCCCGCGCCCGCCGTGACGGAGTCGTGGGGTCGTCGTGA
- a CDS encoding AIM24 family protein, translated as MFRLQGSKVLAVDMTGDAVKAKNGSMVAYDGQMAFKKLSGGGEGIRGMVTRRLTGEQMTVMEVKGHGTCWFADRASEINLVGLQGDKLFVESSNLLATDAGLRTGTSFTGLRGASQGNGLFTTTVEGHGQAAITSDGPAVVLRVSSQYPLTVDPGAYIAHQGNVRQSFQAGVTFRTLMGEGGGEAFQIRFEGDGLVYVQPSERNTIAGDL; from the coding sequence ATGTTCCGACTTCAAGGCAGCAAGGTGCTGGCCGTCGACATGACCGGGGACGCCGTGAAGGCGAAGAACGGCTCCATGGTCGCGTACGACGGTCAGATGGCCTTCAAGAAACTGAGCGGCGGCGGTGAGGGGATCCGCGGGATGGTGACGCGGCGCCTGACCGGCGAGCAGATGACGGTGATGGAGGTGAAGGGGCACGGGACCTGCTGGTTCGCGGACCGGGCGAGCGAGATCAACCTGGTGGGTCTCCAGGGCGACAAGCTGTTCGTCGAGTCCAGCAATCTCCTCGCGACCGACGCCGGGCTGCGCACGGGTACGTCCTTCACCGGACTGCGCGGCGCCTCCCAGGGCAACGGTCTGTTCACGACCACCGTCGAGGGCCACGGCCAGGCGGCGATCACGTCCGACGGGCCGGCGGTGGTGCTGCGCGTCAGCTCCCAGTACCCGCTGACGGTGGACCCCGGGGCGTACATCGCGCACCAGGGCAACGTCCGACAGTCCTTCCAGGCCGGTGTGACGTTCCGCACGCTCATGGGCGAGGGCGGCGGCGAGGCCTTCCAGATCCGCTTCGAGGGCGACGGTCTGGTCTACGTCCAGCCCAGTGAGCGCAACACGATCGCGGGAGACCTGTGA
- a CDS encoding AIM24 family protein → MPFREVNSKMIEATVLPGQRLFSQRGAMLAYKGEVSFTPNIQGGQGGIMSMIGRRVANEATPLMTVEGSGTVLFGHGGHHIQVISLTGDTLYVEADRLLAFDGTLQQGTMFLGSQGGVMGMVRGQVTGQGLFTTTLKGQGAVAVMAHGGVIEVPITPQRPVHVDPQAYVAHHGDVRNKLSTALGWRDMVGRGSGEAFQLELSGSGAVYVQASEEKL, encoded by the coding sequence ATGCCGTTCCGCGAAGTGAACTCCAAGATGATCGAGGCGACGGTCCTGCCCGGCCAGCGCCTCTTCAGTCAGCGCGGCGCGATGCTCGCCTACAAGGGCGAAGTGTCCTTCACGCCCAACATCCAGGGCGGTCAGGGCGGGATCATGTCGATGATCGGCCGCCGGGTGGCGAACGAGGCCACCCCGCTGATGACCGTCGAGGGCAGCGGCACGGTCCTGTTCGGGCACGGCGGCCACCACATCCAGGTGATCAGCCTCACCGGCGACACGCTCTACGTCGAGGCGGACCGGCTGCTGGCCTTCGACGGCACCCTGCAGCAGGGCACGATGTTCCTCGGCTCGCAGGGCGGCGTCATGGGCATGGTCCGCGGCCAGGTGACGGGCCAGGGCCTGTTCACCACCACCCTCAAGGGACAAGGCGCGGTCGCCGTGATGGCGCACGGCGGGGTCATCGAGGTGCCGATCACCCCGCAGCGCCCGGTCCACGTCGACCCGCAGGCGTACGTGGCGCACCACGGCGACGTACGCAACAAGCTCTCCACGGCACTCGGCTGGCGCGACATGGTGGGCCGCGGTTCGGGCGAGGCGTTCCAGCTGGAGCTGAGCGGCAGTGGTGCGGTGTACGTCCAGGCCTCGGAGGAGAAGCTGTGA
- a CDS encoding AIM24 family protein: protein MSAYGTPGGPTVHDPMTLPVDDNVNKYTFCVELKGSQWFLQKGKMIAYYGSMEFNGVGHGRLDRLVRTSFHSPLHASDWVVAEGSGKMLLADRAFDVNSYDLDEGNLTIRSGNLLAFQPSLALKQSIVPGFLTLIGTGKFVAASNGPVVFMEPPIRVDPQALVGWADCPSPCHHYDHGYMTGVMGGLRALTGLGGASGEEHQFEFVGAGTVLLQSTEILMAEQATGAVPHEPGVPGAGGTPGHQGQYGQQAGTPRLPGQLGDLQRRFGL, encoded by the coding sequence GTGAGCGCGTACGGGACTCCGGGTGGCCCCACGGTCCACGACCCCATGACGTTGCCCGTCGACGACAACGTCAACAAGTACACCTTCTGCGTGGAGCTCAAGGGGAGCCAGTGGTTCCTGCAGAAGGGCAAGATGATCGCCTACTACGGGTCGATGGAGTTCAACGGCGTCGGACACGGCCGACTCGACCGACTTGTCCGTACGTCGTTCCATTCGCCTCTGCACGCGAGCGACTGGGTGGTGGCGGAGGGTTCGGGCAAGATGCTCCTCGCCGACCGGGCCTTCGACGTGAATTCGTACGATCTGGACGAGGGCAACCTGACCATTCGCTCGGGCAACCTGCTCGCTTTTCAGCCAAGTCTCGCGCTCAAGCAGTCGATCGTGCCCGGCTTTCTGACACTCATCGGAACCGGCAAGTTCGTGGCCGCGTCGAACGGTCCGGTGGTGTTCATGGAACCCCCGATCCGGGTGGACCCGCAGGCACTGGTGGGCTGGGCCGACTGCCCCTCCCCGTGTCATCACTACGACCACGGGTACATGACAGGCGTCATGGGCGGCCTACGTGCACTGACAGGCCTTGGCGGGGCCTCCGGAGAGGAGCACCAGTTCGAGTTCGTGGGAGCCGGCACCGTACTGCTCCAGTCCACGGAGATCCTGATGGCCGAGCAGGCCACCGGGGCCGTTCCGCACGAGCCGGGAGTACCCGGCGCAGGCGGGACACCCGGTCACCAGGGACAGTACGGCCAGCAGGCCGGCACACCGCGCCTTCCCGGACAGCTCGGAGACCTCCAGCGTCGCTTCGGGCTGTGA
- a CDS encoding MarR family winged helix-turn-helix transcriptional regulator, whose protein sequence is METETATRWLTDAEQCAWRTHLEVNRLLTYQLERDLQPFGLTMNDYEILVNLSESEGVRLRMSDLAAATLQSKSRLSHQITRMENADLVRRENCESDRRGLYAVLTDHGLETMKKVAPHHVASVRRHFMDLLSPEALEELHKSLQPIAEHLRGQRGKP, encoded by the coding sequence ATGGAGACCGAGACGGCCACGCGCTGGCTGACCGATGCGGAGCAGTGCGCCTGGCGCACCCACCTGGAGGTCAACAGGCTGTTGACGTACCAGCTCGAAAGGGACCTTCAGCCGTTCGGGCTGACGATGAACGACTACGAGATCCTGGTGAACCTCTCCGAATCGGAGGGCGTCCGGCTGCGGATGAGCGACCTCGCGGCCGCCACCCTCCAGTCGAAGAGCCGCCTCTCCCACCAGATCACCCGCATGGAGAACGCGGACCTGGTCAGGCGGGAGAACTGCGAGTCCGACCGCCGGGGCCTGTACGCCGTCCTGACCGACCACGGTCTGGAGACGATGAAGAAGGTCGCCCCGCACCATGTGGCGTCCGTCCGCAGGCACTTCATGGACCTGCTGTCCCCCGAGGCCCTGGAGGAACTGCACAAGTCGCTGCAGCCGATCGCCGAACACCTGCGGGGGCAACGCGGCAAGCCGTGA